The DNA segment CGTGCAGATCCACCGCCCACCGGGCGATCGCCAGGCCCAGGCCCGTACCGCCGTCGCTGCCCGGACCGTGCGGCCGGGTCACCGAACCCCGGTTGAACCGCTCGAACACCCGGTGCCACTCCGACCTGGGAATGCCCGGACCCTCGTCCAGGACCTCCAGCTCCAGCGACTCCGGCAGCGCCCCGCGCCGTGCCTTCAGCGTCACCCGGCCGTACGGCGGGCTGTGCTTGACCGCGTTGTCGATGAGGTTGGCCACGACCTGGTGGATGCGCTCGGGGTCCGCGTGCGCGGCCAGCTCCGGCGGGGAGACGTCGAGGTGCAGATGCACGTCCGTCCGCGTGTGACTGCCCGAGCCGGAGGCCATGCCCGCGCGCGCGGAGGCGACCATGTTGGCCTCCTTCAGCACGCCCGACAGGTACGGCCACACCTCGAAACGGCGCGTCTTCAGCGGTACGACGCCGTTGTCGAGCCGGGACAGGTCCAGCAGCGTCTCCACCAGCCGGCCGAGCCGCTCCGTCTGCTTCAGGGCCGTCCGCATCGTCTCGGGGTCGGCCTCGGTGACCCCGTCGACGATGTTCTCCAGCACCGCGCGCAGCCCC comes from the Streptomyces sp. NBC_00820 genome and includes:
- a CDS encoding sensor histidine kinase, yielding MSDGRDAARRSPGDDPWGGVRPFSIKTKLGALVVISVLITTGLSMIAVHTKTELRFITVFSMIATLLITQFVAHSLTAPLDEMTAVARSIAQGDYTRRVRENRRDELGDLAGAINVMADELEAQDLQRKELVANVSHELRTPIAGLRAVLENIVDGVTEADPETMRTALKQTERLGRLVETLLDLSRLDNGVVPLKTRRFEVWPYLSGVLKEANMVASARAGMASGSGSHTRTDVHLHLDVSPPELAAHADPERIHQVVANLIDNAVKHSPPYGRVTLKARRGALPESLELEVLDEGPGIPRSEWHRVFERFNRGSVTRPHGPGSDGGTGLGLAIARWAVDLHGGRIGVAESERGCRIIVTLPGPSSTPS